From the genome of Acropora palmata chromosome 4, jaAcrPala1.3, whole genome shotgun sequence, one region includes:
- the LOC141878393 gene encoding hsc70-interacting protein-like, which yields MASKMDNFQISLLKQFVDLCKQKPDLIHTPQLKFFKDWLESLGVNIPPPPETPKEPEPKKSEEAEPAEKDEAKEDAAPESEPMDDESEESDVEIDREGCIDPDNDEAQQMGDSSVEVTDEMREESNQKRMEAMTNMNQGNHEEAIKLFTEAILKNPSANIYAKRARCFIHMEKPNAAIRDCDEAIKINADSAQPYKWRGRAHRLLGHWMDSSKDLGMACRLDYDDEANEWLKEVTPKAHLITEHQRKYERKREEKEEREKMERIKRAREAQEKARKEEEERKKQQDEMPGGFPGGFPGGAGGFPGGAAGFPGGTAAGGATPNLNDLLSDPEVLAAFQDPEVMAAFQDVSQNPANMSKYENNPKIKSIIDKLSKKFGNVESGPPPGSGGGFPGGFSGGFPGGMDFGNMFGGK from the exons CCTTGGAGTAAATATTCCACCCCCACCAGAAACACCAAAGGAGCCTGAACCCAAAAAATCTGAAGAGGCTGAACCTGCAGAAAAAGATGAAGCTAAAGAG gaTGCAGCTCCAGAATCAGAGCCAATGgatgatgaaagtgaagaaagtGATGTTG AGATTGACAGAGAAGGATGTATTGATCCAGACAATGATGAGGCTCAGCAGATGGGAGACTCCAGTGTTGAA GTCACAGATGAGATGAGAGAAGAGTCAAACCAAAAGAGAATGGAAGCCATGACCAACATGAATCAAG GCAACCATGAGGAGGCTATCAAGTTATTCACtgaggccattttgaaaaacccATCAGCCAATATATATGCCAAACGAGCAAG ATGTTTTATTCACATGGAGAAGCCAAATGCAGCCATTAGGGACTGTGATGAAGCAATCAAGATAAATGCTGACTCTGCCCAACCCTACAAGTGGAGAGGTCGTGCTCACAG GCTTTTAGGCCACTGGATGGACTCTTCAAAGGACCTTGGTATGGCCTGTAGACTGGACTATGATGATGAAGCCAATGAGTGGCTCAAGGAAGTGACAccaaag GCTCACCTTATTACGGAACACCAGAGGAAATATGAACGAAAACGAGAGGAGaaagaagaaagggaaaaaatggaaagaat TAAAAGAGCCAGGGAGGCACAAGAAAAAGCAAGGAAG gaggaagaagaaaggaaaaagcaaCAGGATGAAATGCCAGGAGGGTTCCCAGGGGGATTTCCTGGGGGCGCGGGTGGTTTTCCTGGAGGAGCAGCGGGATTCCCGGGAGGAACAGCTGCAG GTGGCGCAACACCAAACCTAAACGACCTTTTGAGTGATCCAGAAGTGTTGGCAGCGTTTCAG GATCCAGAGGTGATGGCAGCTTTCCAAGATGTCAGCCAGAACCCGGCGAATATGTCCAAATACGAAAATAATCCCAAAATCAAAAGCATAATCGATAAATTGTCGAAGAAGTTTGGAAACGTGGAATCTGGCCCACCGCCTGGCAGTGGAGGCGGCTTCCCAGGTGGATTTTCAGGCGGGTTCCCAGGGGGAATGGACTTCGGTAACATGTTCGGCGGTAAATAA
- the LOC141878392 gene encoding uncharacterized protein LOC141878392 isoform X1 yields the protein MLPSFDKKSGWFPKRDSQNRWDFNKTPSSTSEFERDRDRNKLPSRSRNQTRSVTHQNSLPTIIEPTEAARTCTTSVNEEYNGSKTEKTDRVSVCMKRWKKVGLGRSHASSSSVHDHFEPLENFKRLARLVMVVIRIGRALSSDPKAIFPQEGICKSFLEIMEGYTTTKEQHHRRNDGQTAGHSSPAPLFDPKMFKANREVNISKEVKQLLTSYPVERSNDQLQTVLYALQTLESFSELPLHMQQDVCKIAWLQSLPSNRIIIKQDHAADNFYFIINGAVTVLSESDPTLEQPFTSLATLKKGSSFGDTAILKNCRRTATVVSRDPVQLLVIGKEDYQRIFMGQTKSGEEPAHLKFCRGLEFLADWPVDLLLAHPENCLFQYFRRGSVIVKDSNKSDWLYVIVSGVCQVLLRLEITKPRFTGKLQTSAQVSTTEKLADLTENRHRKTAYSASGRRSRKTNTAAFCCSRASNEGRRTQSLPPVFPISEVSRATTSSQEHRRHTVFVQLGLLHPRSVFGLSTLLNFEEDFQFLQPASVSLVSRGAECVMISKKFFMNQASELTKKWIRHNVRFLNFSQLVERTSSYMSKNSLLRHEQPCCKLNPANNCITTCFLLEQFSNDCRK from the exons ATGCTTCCCTCGTTCGACAAGAAATCTGGTTGGTTTCCGAAGCGCGATTCTCAAAATCGGTGGGATTTTAATAAAACTCCTTCCTCAACATCAGAGTTTGAGAGGGATCGTGACAGAAACAAGCTTCCAAGTAGATCACGAAATCAAACAAGATCAGTTACTCACCAAAACAGCCTTCCCACGATTATCGAGCCCACTGAAGCGGCGCGAACGTGTACGACGAGCGTAAATGAAGAGTACAATGGATCGAAGACGGAAAAGACCGACAGGGTTAGTGTCTGCATGAAAAGATGGAAAAAAGTCGGTTTGGGCAGGTCACACGCGTCTTCATCCAGTGTTCATGATCATTTTGAG CCCCTAGAGAACTTCAAAAGATTGGCAAGATTAGTGATGGTTGTCATTCGAATTGGACGAGCGCTCAGCAG tgatcCAAAAGCCATATTTCCCCAGGAAGGAATCTGTAAATCATTTCTCGAGATTATGGAAGGTTACACAACCACAAAAGAGCAACATCATCGGCGAAACGATGGCCAAACGGCTGGTCATTCAAGTCCGGCACCGCTTTTTGATCCGAAAATGTTCAAGGCAAACAGAGAG gttaaTATAAGCAAGGAAGTTAAACAGCTTTTGACTTCATATCCAGTGGAAAGATCCAACGACCAACTTCAAACG GTATTATACGCCCTTCAAACCTTAGAATCTTTCTCGGAATTACCTCTTCATATGCAACAAGATGTCTGCAAAATTGCTTGGCTACAAAG TCTTCCCTCCAATAGGATTATTATCAAACAAGATCATGCAGCggacaatttttattttatcataaaTGGAGCGG TGACGGTGCTGTCGGAGAGTGACCCAACGTTAGAGCAGCCATTCACATCATTAGCAACACTCAAGAAAGGATCAAGTTTCGGA GACACAGCAATTCTTAAGAATTGTCGCCGAACAGCAACTGTGGTAAGCAGAGACCCTGTGCAGCTGCTTGTCATTGGAAAAGAG GATTATCAGAGAATTTTTATGGGACAAACTAAATCAGGAGAAGAGCCTGcgcatttgaaattttgtag agGTTTGGAGTTTCTCGCTGACTGGCCAGTGGATTTACTGCTTGCTCACCCAGAAAATTGCCTTTTTCAGTACTTCAG GCGAGGATCAGTGATTGTAAAAGACAGTAACAAATCTGATTGGCTTTATGTTATAGTTTCG GGAGTCTGTCAAGTACTTTTGAGACTTGAGATAACGAAACCCAGATTTACAGGCAAACTTCAAACCAGCGCACAAgtttcaacaactgaaaaattggCAGATTTGACGGAAAATCGTCACAGAAAAACAGCTTATTCTGCTTCTGGACGCAGGTCAAGAAAGACAAATACGGCAG CGTTTTGTTGCTCAAGAGCAAGCAATGAAGGACGACGTACCCAAAGCCTTCCACCTGTT TTCCCGATTAGCGAGGTGTCACGTGCCACAACGTCCTCCCAGGAGCATAGACGTCATACAGTGTTTGTACAATTGGGATTGCTGCACCCGAGAAGTGTCTTT GGTTTATCCACACTACTTAATTTTGAAGaagattttcaatttctccaGCCAGCAAGTGTCAGCCTT GTCAGTCGAGGAGCCGAGTGTGTGATGATTTCGAAAAAGTTCTTCATGAATCAAGCGAGTGAGCTCACTAAAAAATGGATCAGACATAACGTAAGGTTTCTAAATTTTAGCCAACTTGTGGAAAGAACCAGCAGTTATATGTCAA
- the LOC141878392 gene encoding uncharacterized protein LOC141878392 isoform X2, with translation MLPSFDKKSGWFPKRDSQNRWDFNKTPSSTSEFERDRDRNKLPSRSRNQTRSVTHQNSLPTIIEPTEAARTCTTSVNEEYNGSKTEKTDRVSVCMKRWKKVGLGRSHASSSSVHDHFEPLENFKRLARLVMVVIRIGRALSSDPKAIFPQEGICKSFLEIMEGYTTTKEQHHRRNDGQTAGHSSPAPLFDPKMFKANREVNISKEVKQLLTSYPVERSNDQLQTVLYALQTLESFSELPLHMQQDVCKIAWLQSLPSNRIIIKQDHAADNFYFIINGAVTVLSESDPTLEQPFTSLATLKKGSSFGDTAILKNCRRTATVVSRDPVQLLVIGKEDYQRIFMGQTKSGEEPAHLKFCRGLEFLADWPVDLLLAHPENCLFQYFRRGSVIVKDSNKSDWLYVIVSGVCQVLLRLEITKPRFTGKLQTSAQVSTTEKLADLTENRHRKTAYSASGRRSRKTNTAAFCCSRASNEGRRTQSLPPVFPISEVSRATTSSQEHRRHTVFVQLGLLHPRSVFGLSTLLNFEEDFQFLQPASVSLVSRGAECVMISKKFFMNQASELTKKWIRHNVRSYPSRATLQRNLQDKINWDAYKQGVIQTVITR, from the exons ATGCTTCCCTCGTTCGACAAGAAATCTGGTTGGTTTCCGAAGCGCGATTCTCAAAATCGGTGGGATTTTAATAAAACTCCTTCCTCAACATCAGAGTTTGAGAGGGATCGTGACAGAAACAAGCTTCCAAGTAGATCACGAAATCAAACAAGATCAGTTACTCACCAAAACAGCCTTCCCACGATTATCGAGCCCACTGAAGCGGCGCGAACGTGTACGACGAGCGTAAATGAAGAGTACAATGGATCGAAGACGGAAAAGACCGACAGGGTTAGTGTCTGCATGAAAAGATGGAAAAAAGTCGGTTTGGGCAGGTCACACGCGTCTTCATCCAGTGTTCATGATCATTTTGAG CCCCTAGAGAACTTCAAAAGATTGGCAAGATTAGTGATGGTTGTCATTCGAATTGGACGAGCGCTCAGCAG tgatcCAAAAGCCATATTTCCCCAGGAAGGAATCTGTAAATCATTTCTCGAGATTATGGAAGGTTACACAACCACAAAAGAGCAACATCATCGGCGAAACGATGGCCAAACGGCTGGTCATTCAAGTCCGGCACCGCTTTTTGATCCGAAAATGTTCAAGGCAAACAGAGAG gttaaTATAAGCAAGGAAGTTAAACAGCTTTTGACTTCATATCCAGTGGAAAGATCCAACGACCAACTTCAAACG GTATTATACGCCCTTCAAACCTTAGAATCTTTCTCGGAATTACCTCTTCATATGCAACAAGATGTCTGCAAAATTGCTTGGCTACAAAG TCTTCCCTCCAATAGGATTATTATCAAACAAGATCATGCAGCggacaatttttattttatcataaaTGGAGCGG TGACGGTGCTGTCGGAGAGTGACCCAACGTTAGAGCAGCCATTCACATCATTAGCAACACTCAAGAAAGGATCAAGTTTCGGA GACACAGCAATTCTTAAGAATTGTCGCCGAACAGCAACTGTGGTAAGCAGAGACCCTGTGCAGCTGCTTGTCATTGGAAAAGAG GATTATCAGAGAATTTTTATGGGACAAACTAAATCAGGAGAAGAGCCTGcgcatttgaaattttgtag agGTTTGGAGTTTCTCGCTGACTGGCCAGTGGATTTACTGCTTGCTCACCCAGAAAATTGCCTTTTTCAGTACTTCAG GCGAGGATCAGTGATTGTAAAAGACAGTAACAAATCTGATTGGCTTTATGTTATAGTTTCG GGAGTCTGTCAAGTACTTTTGAGACTTGAGATAACGAAACCCAGATTTACAGGCAAACTTCAAACCAGCGCACAAgtttcaacaactgaaaaattggCAGATTTGACGGAAAATCGTCACAGAAAAACAGCTTATTCTGCTTCTGGACGCAGGTCAAGAAAGACAAATACGGCAG CGTTTTGTTGCTCAAGAGCAAGCAATGAAGGACGACGTACCCAAAGCCTTCCACCTGTT TTCCCGATTAGCGAGGTGTCACGTGCCACAACGTCCTCCCAGGAGCATAGACGTCATACAGTGTTTGTACAATTGGGATTGCTGCACCCGAGAAGTGTCTTT GGTTTATCCACACTACTTAATTTTGAAGaagattttcaatttctccaGCCAGCAAGTGTCAGCCTT GTCAGTCGAGGAGCCGAGTGTGTGATGATTTCGAAAAAGTTCTTCATGAATCAAGCGAGTGAGCTCACTAAAAAATGGATCAGACATAAC